A DNA window from Agrobacterium tumefaciens contains the following coding sequences:
- a CDS encoding VirK family protein → MKLMLTTLFGILLATAANAANDSHVLATFPEITLALTTGKPVDVMVDLSLCTPGTDDTPPTKTRGGIRIDGYRITSDGTLAFADQHFTIDRDGKPILQFLRYQIRLDGDAELTMVVFNMPSYERKGTSLDYKCAISHGLSFFAP, encoded by the coding sequence ATGAAACTTATGTTAACCACCCTGTTTGGGATACTTTTGGCTACGGCTGCAAACGCTGCCAATGATAGTCATGTACTAGCAACCTTTCCCGAGATTACGCTTGCACTGACTACCGGCAAGCCAGTGGACGTTATGGTCGATTTAAGTTTGTGTACTCCGGGGACCGACGATACACCGCCGACGAAGACGCGCGGAGGCATTCGCATAGATGGGTATAGAATCACTTCTGACGGCACCCTCGCTTTTGCGGATCAGCACTTTACTATTGATCGTGACGGTAAGCCTATTCTTCAGTTTCTTCGCTACCAAATCCGGTTGGACGGTGACGCCGAACTGACTATGGTCGTATTCAACATGCCAAGCTACGAGAGAAAAGGTACCAGCTTGGACTACAAGTGCGCGATCAGTCACGGGTTGAGTTTCTTCGCTCCATAG